Within the Macrobrachium rosenbergii isolate ZJJX-2024 chromosome 17, ASM4041242v1, whole genome shotgun sequence genome, the region CCTAAGATGGACGGCGATGAGAATCTCAAGAGTGAGATAGGTATGTAAGATCCGCTTCATTGTGTATTTCAAGGCTGGAAGAGCCAATGGTTTTTGAATTGTTGCTTCTGTTGCAAATAAGCTGTTCATAACTTGGGTTATTAAACTTAATCCGGTATAAGAAGTAGTAGTCGCTGAGAACTTGTGTTGCTCTCTTTCAGCTTTTGAAAAGTGTGTAGAGGACTATTTCTGTGCTGTTCGGACAGTGttgaattacataaataaatttaaggtAAGCATGCTGCTATTTTAAAGGAAGTTGTTTTTTCTTACATCACTAGCATCACATAGCCAACTTGCAAAAATGTCCTTTTTGAATTGTTTATAATCCCGTTGAAAATCTTAGCTGTCACTTTtgcccacatttttttttcatttgctgtttttGAGTTTAGTTATgggaatgaaaatttaaaactgacCAGAGAACAGTGCCAGACTAGTGAGTTTTTAAAATTCCCTTCCTTTTTCACTTTCCCCTCTAGCGTTCAGGTACATGGACTAAACAGATCCCCATCACAGGACAAGACCAGTGAATCTTCTCATTTCAGGCACTGTAAAACACACTGAAGGTTAAATGCATTTTAAGGGTCCTGCCTTACAAGTCCATGTTTTCCCTTTTGGTCTCTCTCCTCCTAACTAGGTACTTTAAAGTCCCTCTAGTACAAatgactttaaaagaaaatagaatttgcTTCTGCTTGCATTGGTGTATTTTCTACCTCTGAAAACGAAAGAATTTGTGGACACGTTTGTatgttaaaaataattgatattcGTGTCGAAGGTTTTAGGTTTTCTGGAAATgtatagtaattttttcatttttcttatctagagcttagaattttttattttattacagggTCGTGCAAAAGCCGATTGCAATAGCGATGGCAAGGTCAACTGTTTTGACTATATTCAAATGCATATTGCAGGAGGTTATAACTGTTCTCAAGCAAAAATCCACACTGACCCAAGATACGCCAGATTTCATGAGTGTTACGGCCGGAAGGAGTGACTCCCACTGACAGCACATTTTTCTAACACATTTTCTTTTGTTCGTTTTGTCCATAACAGAGTTACGCTAATCTTTGTGACTTGTCTGCAAGCCTCAGTGCAATTAATAATGTGAGCTTGGTAAACTGCGCTAGCTTCGACTTGATACCAGATATTTAATTCCTTTCTTATCACACGCGTCTGTATTATTTTATTCTATGAAGATATCATTGTTCTATACTACTGCTGTTGCTTCGTGGAGTTATGACGTTTTGTATTGTCTTCACAAGAATGATCAGAACTCAAGGTGAAAACTTACCAGCGTAAGGATGGTATTCTGTGGATAATTTAATTGTGTGAGCTGGCGTTTGTACTgtgtttatttaaagaaaaacccAAGGTCTATTTGCacaactttttatataaaatattctgcagAAGTCAAATTTAAGAACTGCAAGGGCAGCGAAGTTCTGAGGAGGTTTTCAAAGAACACGGGGTATTTATACCCACTCATGAATTATTTGAATATTCAGACCCATACTTTTTGACATTAACTTCTACCGCTGACAGGTTCCTTGTGGTTCGGCTGGTATTGTAGTGACTTCtccattttaatataaatgtaattttttaatagaaaaattgaACGGCTGAACAAATTTAACATGATTTTTCGggctttttttatatcttttacaatCAAGAAAGAGTATTATCTGCCAAAAAGGTATCCCAGGTGCACTTAGAAGCAACATACCTGTGTCTCGAATGGACAGGTTAAATTTCCCTTACTTTTACAAGTCATTATTTTCTGAGATTTGACAATCACTCGTAGGTTCTTAAAATCTAACTTCCAACTAATCCTTCCCTGACGTTCTCGGGTCATCAGTTGCTTCTTAAGCAAGCAAAATTTCACCCAAAATTCCTTGGAGATTTCGAAATGTATTTTGagtaattaaaattttcactctaaatcttcatttttattttcagctcttAATAAGTGACCCTAAGGCTTCGTTCACATTTAAGAAAATCATCCGTTTGtcagccctcaggtcttaaaaattactgaggctagagggctgcaagttagtatgttgatcatctaccctccaatcatcaaacataccaaattgcagccctctaacctcagtagtttgtattttatttaagggtaaaattaGCCAatatcgtgcgcctggcaacactatagaacaggccaccaccgggtagtgactgaaagtttcatgggccgcggttcatacaacattatacgctatacagaaaactcgaatgcgccgaagaaactttggagcatttcttttttttttttttttttttttttacatgatgtgCTACTTCTTGAACGCTTGAAATTTTAACCTTACCTTGTAGAAGATCGCCTGTTAATTCTTGTACGCTTAAAATTTAACTCGGCTCTCTGAAAGGAAAGCGCTTCAGTCAAATGTGCTTCATATAGTGATTTACAGTAATAGAATTTCACCAAAGGCTTCGTTCACTTTTTAAAAGCTGGTGTGATACTTTGGACGTCTAACCTTCACCCTGTTCATCGTTGCCTTGAAAAATGACTCTCTTTCTTCTTAAATGCATAAAATCAAACCTGTGATTTCATTGACTTCCAGATCAAATGCTACTTTTGGCCGCTTAAAATTCACCCGAGGCTCCATCGAAATTTTAAAAGCTTACTTCAAAAACTCAACCACTGTTACAGTATCGTTAAAGGGATTACTGTAGTTCCTTACTAATTTAACAGACCAGCCATTTTTGATAAACTGTAATGCAGATGCAGCCCGTTCTGTGAGCAATGCAATTAGTTGGTGCGTTTAAGAATCCCTTcagaatgttgttgttttttctcgCCCCAGTAGGGGAGTAgctcacctcatgcggtgcactgtaggcataacttaaggtactttgcagcgtcccttcggtccctggctgcaacccctttcgttccttttgctgtacctccgttcaaattctctttctgccatcgtactttccaccctctactagcaattgattcatagtgtaactgcaagtttttcctcctgttacacctttcaaccctttttactgtcagtttccgtttcagcgctgaatgacctcataggtcccagcgcttggcccttggcctaaagtctatactctcagaatgttattttttcacaGTTTAAGAATCTTTcagattgttgttattttttgttaaaccTAAATGttatctaattttaattctttattaataCTGTTGAGATATTGAGTGAGTTTGTTGCATGACTGTTGTTTTTAACAACTGAATTCGGTTGATAATGGCTTATGAAATGTACCTAACTTTTGTGATTTACTGTTAATATTGACCTGAAATATACGAACATAACTATCTCCTTGCACATCCTTGCCCTCCGTTTTAAAGTTGCCTCACTCAGTTCTTCTCGAAGCATGATTTTACTCTTGACGCAAAGGCCTCGTGGGAGAAAATAATTAGATAATCATGAACATGACATCTACTGCTACAGAGACTGAGCTTTGCTGGAATAGTATGCAATTGAAGGAGAACGTCGTCAAGGTTTTTTATCCGTGATTTCCAAGCATAATATTGGGAATTATTTAGTTAAGTGTGTTTGTGGTCAGAGAGTTCCATGTATAACCAATAATATGCAGCATGAATGCATGTTACCCATTTAGGAGGCATAATGAAGGAAAGTGTATACAGGAATACCAACTGGGTGACCCAAAACCTTGAAGATGTAGTTTCTGAATTGTCGTggtgattagtgaatgtttctaCTGATGCCATGTCTATGTCTATAAATGCCTAGGTCTATGGATTGCATT harbors:
- the LOC136847779 gene encoding lysozyme-like isoform X2, which produces MKTTSTIAQRSLPGQPWSCLLWIFVAHVIVGSQVSWNASGIPRADADGNMNIGCTKPYYGGYRCGPLSISWHYWADAESPKMDGDENLKSEIAFEKCVEDYFCAVRTVLNYINKFKGRAKADCNSDGKVNCFDYIQMHIAGGYNCSQAKIHTDPRYARFHECYGRKE